The Peptococcaceae bacterium 1198_IL3148 genome includes a region encoding these proteins:
- the proB gene encoding glutamate 5-kinase: MDSKRIIIKIGSSSLTTEHGMLNMQKMAALSKSIAELYSLGWQPVLVSSGAVAAGLGHLGWDRTKLTMPERQAAAAVGQGLLMEQYNKLFLNHGIKTAQVLLTREDLADRKRYINARNTINSLLGHQVLPVVNENDTVAFAEIRFGDNDTLSALVAGLVEAQLLVILTDTEGLYSGDPRKDPNAKLIPVVKEVDEKLERVAGGSGSAVGTGGMRTKVSAARIAARSGIRTIVTSAQRPENIVSIANGKQFGTRFEPAKESLRSRKQWIAFSSIPKGTIIVDQGAANAIIRDKKSLLAVGILDVKGTFPASSVVTIKTSDNLNLAKGISNLSSEDLRLVAGKHRHNLEVINRDWLVCEGRSSACR; this comes from the coding sequence TTGGACAGCAAAAGAATCATCATTAAAATTGGCAGCAGCAGTTTAACCACCGAACATGGCATGCTGAATATGCAAAAAATGGCAGCCTTAAGCAAAAGTATTGCTGAATTATATAGCCTTGGTTGGCAACCGGTGTTGGTTTCCTCCGGTGCGGTGGCGGCGGGTCTGGGCCATTTAGGCTGGGATCGCACCAAGCTGACAATGCCCGAGAGGCAGGCGGCTGCTGCCGTGGGGCAAGGACTATTAATGGAACAATATAACAAACTGTTCTTAAACCATGGCATTAAAACAGCCCAAGTTTTACTCACCCGGGAGGATTTGGCTGACCGGAAGCGATACATTAATGCCCGCAATACCATCAACTCACTGCTGGGGCACCAAGTACTACCAGTGGTTAACGAAAATGACACCGTTGCCTTTGCCGAAATACGCTTCGGTGACAACGACACGTTAAGCGCGCTGGTGGCCGGTTTAGTCGAAGCCCAGTTGTTGGTAATCCTAACTGACACCGAGGGCCTATACAGCGGTGATCCGCGGAAAGACCCTAACGCCAAACTCATTCCGGTGGTTAAAGAAGTGGACGAAAAACTAGAACGAGTGGCCGGTGGCAGTGGCAGTGCAGTAGGTACCGGCGGCATGCGTACCAAGGTATCTGCGGCCCGCATCGCTGCCCGTAGCGGCATTCGCACCATAGTCACCAGCGCCCAAAGGCCTGAGAACATTGTATCCATCGCCAACGGCAAACAATTTGGCACCCGCTTTGAACCAGCCAAGGAATCGCTCCGCAGTCGCAAACAATGGATTGCATTCAGCAGTATTCCTAAGGGCACAATAATTGTGGATCAGGGGGCTGCCAACGCCATTATCCGCGATAAAAAAAGTTTGCTGGCAGTGGGCATTTTGGATGTTAAAGGTACCTTTCCTGCCAGCAGTGTGGTTACAATAAAAACCAGCGATAATTTAAATCTGGCCAAGGGCATATCAAACTTGTCCTCAGAAGATCTGCGCTTAGTGGCCGGTAAACACCGCCACAATTTGGAAGTTATTAATCGAGACTGGTTAGTTTGTGAAGGGAGGAGTAGTGCATGTCGTTAG
- a CDS encoding PBP1A family penicillin-binding protein — MAKKKRRRKLNIARLALLIFALLVVATGGAAFALIYASVADMPTFNPDAINFAAATEIYDENDNLVTRIGAENRIPVDISEVPEMVQNAFIAIEDIRFRDHIGVDPYRILGAAWSDIKTGSLDQGASTITQQLVNQSLDLKKEKSFKRKIREAIYAIQMERHFTKDEILEGYLNVIYLGQGAHGIQAASHAYFNKDVSELTVDEAALIAGLPQAPSAYDPFVNPEAAKERRNIVLDQMAKYGYIAESEASQYKAKEIELNAGEISTAKYPYPYFMDYVISELTDENGDYKLSEADVFRGGMKIYTTLNPAMQQAAETAMANDNNFPPAYNAGGEVIEPNGATVILDPKNGHVKALVGGREHVSQRGWNRATKEKRRPGSTIKPIIAYGPAIEYLGKGPATVIDDIPFKQGSYQPKNDSGSFRGLVTMRQGLTSSINIVAVKLLEDVGLNNSFAFAKKLGIEGLNPKNEGLSAALGGLSTGVTPLQMAAAYGAFANNGVYSEPMVIRKVERLDGTIVAETSPKQQRAMKETTAFLINDMLKDAVTKGTGTRALINRPMAGKTGTTDNSNGATSDIWFAGYTPDLVAVAWIGNTNQNYGLASGSLGAYGGTYTALIWKETMQAATAGLPKNDFVKPSGLVRATVDSKSGLLPGPHTPEDHMVNDYFVQGTVPTGTDNTHVLMEVCATTGQLPSDYCPDRIMKTVVKLPYDVPEHVADYGLRAPTKICDVHTEENGGSWLPDILDSWDQQRDDHEDDNDDHEGKKKEKDSQKQPWLRTDEN, encoded by the coding sequence GTGGCTAAGAAAAAGCGTCGCAGGAAATTGAACATCGCTCGCTTGGCTTTATTAATATTCGCTTTATTAGTAGTGGCCACCGGGGGTGCTGCCTTTGCATTAATATATGCCAGTGTAGCCGATATGCCAACTTTTAACCCAGATGCAATAAATTTTGCAGCTGCAACTGAAATATACGATGAAAACGACAACCTGGTCACTAGAATTGGTGCTGAAAACAGGATACCAGTGGATATTAGCGAAGTACCAGAGATGGTGCAAAATGCTTTTATTGCCATTGAAGATATCCGATTTAGAGATCACATTGGCGTAGATCCCTATCGGATATTAGGCGCCGCTTGGTCGGACATCAAAACCGGCAGCCTTGATCAGGGTGCCAGCACCATCACCCAACAATTGGTTAACCAGTCTTTAGATTTAAAGAAAGAAAAAAGTTTTAAAAGGAAAATCCGAGAAGCTATTTACGCTATACAAATGGAGCGGCATTTCACCAAAGATGAAATCCTAGAGGGTTACTTAAATGTCATTTATCTCGGCCAAGGGGCCCATGGCATTCAAGCTGCTTCCCATGCATACTTTAACAAGGATGTCAGCGAGTTAACTGTTGACGAAGCGGCACTAATTGCCGGTTTGCCCCAGGCGCCCAGCGCATATGACCCCTTTGTTAATCCCGAAGCAGCAAAAGAGAGGCGAAACATTGTATTGGACCAAATGGCTAAATATGGTTATATTGCCGAATCAGAGGCCAGCCAATACAAAGCCAAAGAAATTGAACTTAACGCCGGTGAAATTTCCACCGCCAAGTACCCCTATCCCTATTTTATGGATTATGTAATATCTGAGTTAACAGATGAAAATGGCGATTATAAGTTAAGTGAAGCAGATGTGTTTCGTGGTGGTATGAAAATTTACACCACCTTAAACCCAGCTATGCAGCAAGCTGCCGAAACAGCAATGGCCAATGACAATAATTTTCCCCCGGCTTACAATGCTGGCGGAGAGGTGATTGAACCAAACGGCGCCACCGTTATTTTAGATCCCAAAAACGGGCATGTCAAAGCTTTAGTTGGCGGCCGAGAACATGTCAGTCAACGGGGTTGGAACCGAGCCACTAAAGAAAAACGCCGCCCTGGTTCTACCATTAAACCGATTATTGCCTATGGGCCAGCAATAGAATACTTAGGAAAAGGACCCGCCACAGTCATTGATGACATACCATTTAAACAAGGGTCATATCAACCAAAGAATGATAGCGGTTCATTCCGCGGTTTAGTTACCATGCGCCAGGGTTTAACCAGCTCAATAAATATAGTGGCTGTTAAATTACTAGAAGATGTAGGGTTAAACAATTCCTTTGCCTTTGCCAAAAAATTGGGCATTGAAGGATTAAACCCGAAAAACGAAGGCTTATCTGCCGCCCTTGGTGGATTAAGTACCGGTGTTACACCACTACAGATGGCTGCCGCTTACGGCGCCTTTGCCAACAATGGTGTTTACAGCGAGCCAATGGTGATTCGCAAAGTGGAAAGATTGGATGGCACCATAGTGGCAGAAACCAGCCCCAAACAGCAACGGGCAATGAAGGAAACCACTGCCTTTTTAATTAATGACATGCTCAAAGATGCCGTTACCAAAGGTACCGGTACCAGAGCGTTAATTAATCGACCGATGGCAGGCAAAACCGGCACCACCGATAATAGCAATGGCGCCACCAGTGACATCTGGTTTGCCGGTTATACCCCAGATTTAGTGGCGGTGGCTTGGATCGGCAATACAAATCAAAACTATGGTTTGGCATCCGGCAGTTTAGGAGCTTACGGAGGAACCTATACCGCTTTAATTTGGAAGGAAACAATGCAAGCAGCAACCGCCGGCCTACCAAAGAATGATTTTGTTAAGCCAAGCGGCCTAGTGCGGGCCACAGTAGACAGTAAGTCCGGGTTGCTACCGGGGCCCCATACCCCTGAAGACCATATGGTCAACGACTATTTTGTCCAAGGAACGGTACCTACAGGAACTGACAATACCCATGTGTTGATGGAGGTATGTGCCACCACCGGTCAGCTGCCTAGCGATTATTGCCCAGACAGAATTATGAAAACCGTCGTCAAACTACCCTATGACGTGCCGGAACATGTGGCGGACTATGGGCTAAGGGCACCTACTAAAATTTGCGATGTGCACACCGAAGAAAATGGCGGTAGCTGGTTGCCAGATATACTGGATTCTTGGGATCAACAGCGTGATGACCATGAAGACGACAATGATGACCACGAAGGGAAAAAGAAAGAAAAAGATAGTCAAAAACAACCGTGGCTAAGAACAGATGAGAATTAA
- the tyrS gene encoding tyrosine--tRNA ligase, with translation MSQVEQNLEKQLEIIKRGTAEIVPENELIEKLKKSIKEDKPLQVKLGLDPTAPDIHLGHTVVLQKLKQLQDLGHQVIILLGDYTGRIGDPTGKSEARKQLTEEQVLANARTYEEQIFKILDPDKTRVVFNSQWLAHLTFEEVINLTAKYTVARMLEREDFHKRYQEGLPISIHEFLYPLMQGYDSVSLEADIELGGTDQKFNLLMGRHLQKEYGQEPQIAIMMPILEGLDGVNKMSKSLGNYIGIDEPANEMYGKTMSIPDQLMVRYFELVTQVPLEEVRAIEAGLQDGSLHPRDVKMRLGREIITIYHGTEAALQAEEGFKKVFQQRELPDEIPEFKITDAVMEEGKIVLPKLLVAANLVSSNSEARRLVKQNAVKLNGETVQDPNMRFDFASGTIIKVGKRKFAKLV, from the coding sequence GTGTCCCAAGTTGAACAAAATCTAGAAAAACAGTTGGAGATTATTAAACGAGGCACGGCGGAAATTGTGCCTGAAAATGAACTGATAGAAAAACTCAAAAAATCTATCAAAGAAGATAAACCCTTACAGGTTAAGTTGGGCTTAGACCCCACAGCACCGGATATTCACTTAGGTCATACTGTGGTGTTGCAAAAGTTGAAACAGTTACAGGACCTAGGGCACCAAGTGATTATCCTTCTGGGTGATTACACTGGACGTATCGGTGATCCAACGGGTAAATCTGAAGCCCGGAAACAATTGACTGAGGAACAAGTGCTGGCCAATGCCCGCACTTATGAAGAACAAATATTTAAAATTTTAGATCCCGATAAAACAAGGGTGGTATTTAATAGCCAATGGCTGGCTCACCTTACCTTTGAAGAGGTGATCAACCTAACGGCAAAATATACAGTGGCCCGTATGCTGGAGCGGGAAGATTTTCACAAGCGGTATCAAGAGGGGTTGCCAATCAGCATTCACGAATTCTTATATCCATTAATGCAGGGCTATGATTCTGTGTCTTTAGAAGCTGATATTGAACTGGGCGGAACTGACCAGAAATTTAACCTGTTAATGGGTCGTCACCTACAAAAGGAATATGGTCAAGAACCGCAAATAGCCATCATGATGCCTATTTTAGAGGGTTTGGATGGCGTCAACAAAATGAGTAAGAGTTTAGGCAATTACATTGGCATTGATGAACCCGCTAACGAAATGTATGGCAAGACCATGTCTATCCCTGACCAGTTGATGGTGCGTTATTTCGAGTTGGTGACCCAGGTGCCATTGGAAGAAGTGCGGGCAATTGAGGCGGGACTGCAGGATGGTAGTTTGCATCCCAGGGATGTGAAAATGCGACTCGGTAGAGAAATTATTACTATTTATCATGGAACTGAAGCAGCGCTACAGGCAGAGGAAGGTTTTAAGAAGGTCTTTCAACAACGGGAATTGCCCGATGAAATACCTGAGTTTAAAATAACAGATGCAGTGATGGAAGAGGGGAAAATTGTTTTACCCAAACTGTTGGTGGCGGCAAATTTAGTCAGCTCTAACAGTGAAGCCAGAAGATTGGTGAAGCAAAACGCCGTTAAACTTAATGGTGAAACGGTGCAGGATCCCAACATGAGATTTGACTTTGCATCCGGCACCATTATTAAAGTGGGTAAAAGAAAATTTGCTAAGTTAGTTTAA
- the yunB gene encoding sporulation protein YunB, with the protein MFKKRRRFSSTAFFIIVLIISVSLVYYLVDKNLRPTIIAIAESRANLMVNDAVSQAVQTRVAEEKLQYQDLVNIHKDKDGRIVMMQANTVRINQISTDITLEVDRALKEIENEELNISLGQAIGSHFLANYGPQIKVDVLPVGSVAVLVTDKFDSTGINQTRHQITLDLKTKVKIAIPLYNNDIDVHTIVPLTESVIVGDVPETWVSIPNGLLSGIAPTQQ; encoded by the coding sequence TTGTTTAAAAAGAGGCGGCGATTTTCAAGCACGGCCTTTTTTATAATTGTGTTAATTATCTCAGTTTCGTTGGTTTACTATCTAGTGGACAAAAATTTACGTCCCACTATTATTGCAATAGCTGAATCAAGAGCAAATTTAATGGTTAATGACGCCGTAAGTCAAGCGGTACAAACCCGGGTGGCGGAAGAAAAATTACAATACCAGGACTTGGTTAATATTCATAAAGACAAAGATGGTCGTATTGTGATGATGCAAGCCAATACCGTCAGGATAAATCAAATATCCACAGACATTACCCTAGAGGTGGATAGGGCGTTAAAAGAAATTGAAAACGAGGAGTTAAACATCTCTTTAGGTCAAGCCATTGGTAGTCACTTTTTAGCTAATTATGGTCCGCAAATTAAAGTTGACGTTTTGCCGGTGGGCAGTGTTGCGGTGCTGGTGACAGATAAATTCGATTCCACCGGCATTAACCAAACACGACATCAAATTACTTTGGATTTGAAAACTAAAGTAAAAATTGCCATACCTTTATATAATAATGATATAGATGTACATACCATTGTGCCTTTAACCGAAAGTGTAATAGTGGGTGATGTTCCGGAAACCTGGGTTAGTATTCCTAACGGGCTGTTGAGTGGGATTGCTCCCACCCAACAGTAG
- a CDS encoding serine hydrolase — translation MRYIIIILNLFCFIFIAPMAIHAHSNIPYSKLTEQWQQQLDKASGTYGIYLLDINSGKTAGVNELTPFHAASTIKIPINLYLYQQMAAKKLAPSTLLTYKAQHQEGGTGYLQNQPIGSMFTIEELSQASITHSDNVATNILYDYLGRQNVKGYMRQIGGVIVVNNQNITCPRDMAIYMDETRKFTLNHPQLGSILMNHLEHTIFRDRLPAGIPPEITVANKTGDWPPTGTHNDVAYVKHPHNPYILVVLSKSTPSSDEAYQVIKNISRMTYKFQSSIK, via the coding sequence ATGCGATATATAATCATTATATTAAACCTTTTCTGTTTTATATTTATCGCCCCCATGGCAATTCATGCCCATTCAAACATTCCGTACTCTAAGTTAACCGAACAATGGCAGCAGCAATTAGATAAAGCCAGTGGCACCTACGGCATTTATCTGTTAGACATTAACAGCGGCAAAACCGCTGGCGTTAATGAGTTGACACCGTTCCATGCTGCCAGCACCATCAAGATACCGATCAACCTCTATCTTTATCAGCAAATGGCAGCAAAAAAACTAGCCCCCTCTACCCTGTTAACCTATAAAGCCCAACACCAGGAAGGGGGAACTGGTTATCTGCAGAACCAACCCATCGGCAGCATGTTTACAATTGAAGAGCTTTCCCAAGCATCCATCACCCATAGCGACAATGTGGCCACCAACATATTATACGATTACTTAGGACGCCAAAACGTTAAGGGCTATATGCGCCAAATTGGCGGGGTAATTGTAGTCAATAATCAAAACATCACTTGCCCCCGGGACATGGCTATATACATGGATGAAACTAGAAAATTTACATTAAACCACCCACAACTGGGTTCCATTCTAATGAATCATTTAGAACACACCATTTTTCGCGATCGCCTTCCGGCTGGAATACCGCCGGAAATAACAGTGGCTAACAAAACTGGTGATTGGCCCCCCACCGGTACCCACAACGATGTGGCTTACGTCAAACACCCTCACAACCCCTACATCTTGGTGGTTTTAAGCAAATCTACACCCAGCAGCGATGAGGCTTATCAGGTGATTAAAAACATCTCGCGAATGACCTACAAATTCCAGTCTTCAATTAAGTGA
- a CDS encoding MetS family NSS transporter small subunit has protein sequence MSGSAIAMMIIAMILLWGGASFFLIRAIKNREF, from the coding sequence ATGTCAGGTAGTGCCATAGCAATGATGATTATTGCGATGATTTTACTTTGGGGCGGTGCCTCCTTCTTCTTAATCCGCGCAATAAAAAATAGAGAATTTTAA
- a CDS encoding sodium-dependent transporter: MAQREQWGSRIGFILAAVGSAVGLGNIWRFPYMVADNGGGIFFLVYLLALLTAGIPIMILEFSIGHKYRGGAPLSFAKMNKKFEWLGWGQVLICFFIAVYYVVVIAWALSYVYHSISVGYSDDPSGFFFGNVLGLTDDPMILGGIQTQLLLPLLIAWAINFAAIYTGVKGGIERTAKILIPMMFLMVVFIAVRGVTLPGAASGLNFMFEPDFSRILDFKVWSAAYGQIFFDLSIAFAIMITYSSYLPKKSDLTANAFTTCLTNCSFSLLAGLAVFSVLGHMAFTQGVDVSEVAGAGVGLAFVTFPAAITTLGGAAPLFGVLFFLALSFAGITSLISINEAAIAALMDKLNMERKKVTIAYHVVAVACSLLIVTGAGLYILDIVDHFTNNIGVVFAGLIEVILIGWFFNLKSLREHIDAVSEIKAGAWWSFCIKFVTPIVAGYTGIMTLIADIKTPYGGYTQEAVLLMGWTVVAAIVIGGFLLSKTKWKDEQYLLTGVEKGVNNDVR, from the coding sequence GTGGCACAACGCGAGCAATGGGGCAGCCGGATTGGATTTATTTTGGCTGCAGTGGGTTCTGCCGTTGGTCTGGGTAACATTTGGCGGTTTCCTTACATGGTGGCCGACAACGGTGGCGGCATATTCTTTTTAGTATATTTACTTGCATTATTAACCGCAGGTATTCCTATTATGATTTTAGAATTTAGTATTGGTCATAAATACCGTGGCGGTGCGCCTTTAAGTTTTGCCAAAATGAATAAAAAATTTGAATGGCTCGGTTGGGGACAAGTACTCATATGTTTCTTTATTGCGGTTTACTATGTAGTTGTTATCGCCTGGGCGCTGAGTTATGTTTATCATTCAATATCGGTTGGTTATAGCGATGACCCAAGCGGTTTCTTCTTCGGCAACGTGCTGGGGTTAACAGATGACCCTATGATTCTTGGTGGCATTCAAACCCAATTATTATTACCGCTGTTAATAGCATGGGCTATCAACTTTGCTGCTATCTATACCGGGGTTAAGGGCGGCATTGAAAGAACCGCCAAAATACTTATCCCCATGATGTTTTTAATGGTGGTATTTATCGCCGTTCGTGGGGTTACCCTTCCTGGGGCGGCCAGCGGCTTAAACTTTATGTTTGAACCCGACTTTAGCCGAATATTAGACTTTAAAGTGTGGTCGGCAGCCTATGGTCAAATCTTCTTTGATTTAAGCATTGCCTTTGCCATTATGATTACTTATTCCAGTTACCTGCCAAAAAAATCAGATCTCACCGCCAACGCTTTTACAACCTGCTTGACCAACTGTAGTTTTAGTTTGTTGGCCGGCTTAGCTGTATTTAGTGTTCTGGGTCACATGGCATTTACTCAGGGGGTAGATGTGAGCGAAGTTGCCGGGGCCGGTGTCGGCTTGGCCTTTGTTACCTTCCCGGCAGCCATCACCACATTAGGCGGGGCAGCACCGTTGTTTGGTGTGCTTTTCTTCCTAGCACTGTCCTTTGCCGGTATCACATCGTTAATCTCCATTAATGAGGCTGCCATTGCCGCTCTAATGGACAAATTAAACATGGAACGCAAAAAAGTTACTATTGCTTACCATGTAGTAGCTGTTGCTTGCAGTCTGTTGATTGTTACCGGTGCTGGTTTATACATTCTCGATATCGTAGACCACTTTACCAACAATATAGGTGTGGTATTTGCCGGTCTAATTGAAGTTATACTGATTGGTTGGTTCTTTAACCTTAAATCCTTACGAGAACACATCGATGCTGTTTCGGAAATTAAAGCCGGAGCATGGTGGTCTTTCTGTATTAAGTTTGTCACCCCGATAGTTGCCGGTTACACCGGTATTATGACGCTGATCGCCGATATTAAAACTCCATACGGCGGTTATACCCAAGAAGCGGTACTGTTGATGGGCTGGACAGTGGTTGCAGCCATTGTCATTGGTGGCTTCCTGCTTTCCAAAACCAAATGGAAAGATGAACAGTACTTGCTAACCGGAGTTGAAAAGGGGGTTAATAACGATGTCAGGTAG
- a CDS encoding NADH-dependent [FeFe] hydrogenase, group A6 — protein sequence MATVTLTIDNQKVEVEQGTTILEAAKKIGVNIPTLCYLKDINAIGACRICVVEVQGAKALQAACVAPVAEGMVVKTNSDLVRRSRKMTLELILSDHPAECLTCLRNTNCELQALAEAFGVGDVRFKRGAAQSATLDDIDDSSPSLVRDPRKCVLCRRCVAVCEKVQGVKAIGPVNRGFDTVIAPPFEQNLIDVNCAMCGQCALICPTGAITEKDDTAKVWAALADPNKHVVVQTAPATRVAIAEEFGMEPGTIGTGKMVAALRRLGFDKVFDTDFSADLTIMEEGSELIDRITNGGVLPMITSCSPGWIKYIEHYYPDLLPHLSTCKSPQQMMGAVIKSFYPKKSGVDPASIYSVSIMPCTAKKFECQRDEMADSGYQDVDVVLTTRELARMCRNAGINWDNLPEENYDDPLGLSTGAAVIFGATGGVMEAALRTAYELITKEELKDINFTAVRGMDGIKEATVKVGDLDVKIAVAHTLGNARKLLDLIREGKADYHFIEVMCCPGGCIGGGGQPIPTNLDVRLARIAGTYKVDEQLPIRKSHENPAITAIYEEFLGQPLGELSHKLLHTHYIPRGVYRKPEGMPEGGH from the coding sequence ATGGCAACAGTAACATTAACCATTGATAATCAGAAGGTAGAAGTTGAACAAGGTACAACTATCTTGGAGGCTGCCAAAAAGATAGGCGTTAATATCCCTACCCTCTGTTATTTAAAAGATATCAACGCCATCGGTGCCTGCCGCATCTGCGTGGTGGAAGTGCAAGGCGCCAAAGCACTCCAAGCTGCATGCGTAGCTCCGGTAGCCGAAGGCATGGTAGTAAAAACCAATTCAGATTTAGTTCGTAGATCTCGTAAAATGACATTGGAATTGATTTTATCCGATCACCCAGCTGAGTGCCTCACCTGCCTCAGAAACACCAACTGTGAATTACAAGCTTTAGCAGAGGCCTTTGGTGTTGGTGATGTTCGGTTTAAACGTGGTGCTGCTCAAAGCGCCACACTGGATGATATCGACGATTCTTCCCCATCACTTGTTCGTGATCCTCGCAAATGCGTACTTTGTCGCCGTTGCGTAGCTGTTTGCGAAAAGGTACAAGGTGTCAAAGCAATTGGCCCAGTTAATCGTGGTTTTGACACAGTAATTGCCCCACCGTTTGAGCAAAATTTAATCGACGTCAACTGCGCTATGTGCGGTCAATGTGCATTGATTTGCCCAACTGGTGCCATCACCGAAAAAGATGATACCGCTAAAGTATGGGCTGCATTGGCTGACCCCAATAAGCATGTAGTGGTACAAACCGCTCCTGCCACCCGAGTAGCCATTGCCGAAGAATTTGGCATGGAACCTGGCACCATCGGTACTGGTAAAATGGTTGCTGCTTTGAGAAGACTGGGATTTGACAAAGTATTTGACACCGACTTTTCTGCAGACTTAACCATTATGGAAGAAGGCAGCGAGTTAATTGACCGGATAACCAATGGCGGTGTGCTACCAATGATCACCTCCTGTAGCCCCGGTTGGATTAAGTATATCGAGCATTATTACCCCGATCTACTCCCCCACCTGTCTACCTGTAAATCACCTCAGCAAATGATGGGGGCTGTAATCAAGTCTTTCTATCCAAAGAAATCAGGGGTTGACCCTGCAAGCATTTACAGCGTTTCAATTATGCCTTGTACCGCTAAGAAATTTGAATGCCAACGCGACGAAATGGCAGACAGCGGTTATCAAGATGTTGATGTGGTACTCACCACTCGGGAATTGGCTCGGATGTGCCGCAATGCCGGTATTAACTGGGATAACCTACCGGAAGAAAATTACGACGATCCATTGGGCTTATCCACCGGTGCCGCTGTCATCTTTGGTGCTACTGGCGGTGTTATGGAAGCTGCATTGCGCACCGCTTACGAATTAATTACCAAAGAAGAGTTAAAGGACATTAACTTTACTGCCGTTCGCGGTATGGATGGTATTAAAGAAGCCACCGTTAAGGTTGGCGATTTAGACGTGAAAATAGCGGTTGCCCATACACTGGGCAACGCCCGTAAACTGCTGGATCTGATTCGCGAAGGTAAAGCAGATTATCACTTCATTGAAGTTATGTGCTGCCCCGGCGGCTGTATTGGCGGTGGCGGTCAGCCAATACCAACCAACCTGGATGTCAGACTGGCCCGTATTGCTGGCACCTACAAAGTTGATGAACAACTGCCTATTCGCAAATCTCACGAGAACCCAGCAATCACTGCCATTTACGAAGAATTCCTCGGGCAGCCCCTTGGCGAACTGTCTCACAAGTTGCTGCACACCCATTATATACCTCGCGGCGTATATCGGAAACCTGAGGGAATGCCTGAAGGCGGTCACTAA